A window of the Pseudomonadota bacterium genome harbors these coding sequences:
- the glmM gene encoding phosphoglucosamine mutase: MGKLFGTDGIRGEANHYPMDAMVAFSVGQAVTYLLKKEHHRTRIIIGKDTRISGYMLESSLEAGITSMGGNPYLLGVLPTPGIAFITESMRADAGIVISASHNPYQDNGIKIFSGNGFKLSDEQEEVIENLVLNGKLPEMVPPPRDMGQAHRIEDVHGRYIVFLKNTFPRELSMEGIKIVLDTANGATYKVAPDAFIELGANVEVIHNNPNGLNINDNCGSQHTQDLRKHVVETGAAVGLAFDGDGDRLIAVDEKGNAISGDQVLIICARMLKEKGRLKNDLLVSTVMSNLGLTIACKKYGFKHHASRVGDRYVLEDMQRLGSVIGGEESGHVIFLNHHTTGDGIITAMQLIAAMIETGKPLSELAAIMDVYPQKVINVEVKSKPEISTLPQVVEAIKQVEAELKDQGRVLVRYSGTQNVCRVMVEGPSNELTEKYCKQIADILRSLLG; the protein is encoded by the coding sequence ATGGGAAAATTATTCGGTACCGATGGGATCAGGGGGGAAGCCAACCACTATCCAATGGATGCCATGGTTGCTTTTTCCGTTGGCCAGGCAGTCACTTATCTGTTGAAAAAGGAACATCACAGAACAAGGATAATAATCGGGAAAGATACCCGTATCTCTGGTTACATGCTGGAAAGCTCACTTGAGGCAGGCATTACCTCAATGGGTGGTAATCCCTATTTACTCGGTGTGTTGCCAACCCCGGGGATAGCCTTCATCACCGAGAGTATGCGTGCTGATGCAGGGATTGTAATTTCAGCTTCCCATAATCCATACCAGGATAACGGTATCAAAATTTTTTCCGGTAATGGTTTCAAATTATCTGATGAGCAGGAAGAGGTTATTGAAAATCTCGTCCTGAACGGTAAGTTGCCAGAGATGGTGCCGCCCCCCAGGGATATGGGTCAGGCCCACCGTATTGAAGACGTCCATGGACGATACATTGTGTTTTTGAAAAATACCTTTCCCCGTGAATTATCAATGGAAGGGATTAAGATAGTCCTGGATACAGCAAACGGAGCAACGTATAAGGTTGCACCCGATGCTTTCATAGAGCTTGGCGCAAATGTTGAGGTTATTCATAATAATCCTAACGGGCTTAATATTAACGATAATTGCGGCTCACAGCATACTCAGGACCTCAGAAAACATGTGGTAGAGACCGGTGCAGCTGTTGGGCTTGCCTTTGATGGTGATGGTGACCGTTTGATTGCTGTGGATGAAAAAGGTAATGCGATCAGCGGCGACCAGGTGTTGATAATTTGTGCCAGGATGCTAAAAGAAAAGGGCAGGTTAAAAAACGACCTCCTTGTCAGCACCGTGATGAGCAACCTCGGCCTGACAATCGCATGCAAAAAATACGGTTTTAAACACCATGCATCCAGGGTTGGTGACAGGTATGTTTTAGAGGACATGCAACGCCTGGGAAGTGTAATTGGAGGGGAGGAATCCGGTCACGTGATTTTTCTCAATCATCACACGACAGGTGATGGTATTATTACAGCCATGCAACTAATAGCTGCCATGATCGAGACAGGCAAACCTCTCTCTGAACTGGCGGCAATTATGGATGTATACCCTCAAAAGGTAATAAATGTAGAGGTGAAGAGTAAACCGGAGATTTCTACACTTCCTCAGGTGGTTGAGGCAATCAAACAGGTTGAGGCAGAACTGAAAGACCAGGGCCGGGTTTTAGTTCGCTATTCCGGCACTCAAAACGTTTGTCGGGTAATGGTTGAGGGACCAAGCAATGAGCTTACTGAGAAATATTGTAAGCAGATTGCAGATATATTAAGAAGTTTGCTTGGCTGA